A DNA window from Trichosurus vulpecula isolate mTriVul1 chromosome 2, mTriVul1.pri, whole genome shotgun sequence contains the following coding sequences:
- the LOC118837593 gene encoding 60S ribosomal protein L14-like — protein MVFKRYVDIGRVAYISFGPHAGKLVAIVDVIDQNRALVDGPCSGVRRQAMPFKCMQLTDFVLKFPHSARQKYVRAAWEKEKINTKWKATRWAKKIEARERKAKMTDFDRYKVMKAKKMRNRIIKHEVKKLQKASTQKGSPKKGAAQKALAAKVSTKKIPSKKAEGQKAAPSQKGQKASGQKAPAKKGPAQKGPAQKAAPAQKAAAPKAKK, from the coding sequence ATGGTATTCAAGCGCTATGTGGATATCGGCCGGGTGGCCTACATCTCCTTTGGGCCGCACGCCGGCAAGCTGGTAGCTATTGTGGATGTTATTGACCAGAACAGGGCTTTGGTTGATGGCCCGTGCAGTGGTGTGAGGAGGCAGGCCATGCCATTTAAATGTATGCAACTTACAGACTTCGTGCTCAAGTTCCCCCACAGTGCTCGTCAGAAGTATGTCCGGGCTgcttgggagaaagaaaagatcaatacAAAATGGAAAGCCACAAGATGGGCCAAGAAGATCGAAGCCAGAGAGAGGAAAGCTAAGATGACAGATTTTGACCGTTACAAAGTCATGAAGGctaagaaaatgagaaacagaatTATCAAGCATGAAGTGAAGAAGCTCCAGAAGGCATCCACCCAGAAGGGCTCTCCTAAGAAAGGAGCTGCCCAGAAGGCACTTGCCGCAAAGGTCTCCACCAAGAAGATCCCCTCAAAGAAGGCTGAGGGCCAGAAGGCAGCCCCTTCCCAGAAGGGTCAGAAAGCCTCTGGCCAGAAGGCCCCAGCCAAGAAGGGACCTGCCCAAAAAGGACCTGCCCAGAAGGCAGCCCCTGCCCAGAAAGCAGCTGCTCCAAAGGCCAAAAAATAA